The genome window TCCATAATGTATAGTTGAAATCAAGCAAGATGTAGCCTTATTGGATTGACTTTTTTAACTTAATAATGTGTGTTTAAGATTCCCCCATGCCTTTTCGTGGCTTGATAGCTCAGTTACTTATAttcctaaataatattccattgtctggatgtaccagaGTTTATTTATGCTTTCACTAACTGAAGgaatcttggttgtttccaagttttgtcAATTGCAAATAAAGCTGTGTTAAACATGTGTACATAGATTCTTTtctgtggacataagtttttaactGCTTTGGGTACGTATCAAGTTGCatgattgctagatcatatggtaagagtatggtTAGGTTTGCATGAAACCTCCTGTTTtccaagtggctgtaccattttgtattcccatcagcaatgatccacatcctcgccaacatttgcTGTTGTCATGCTTTTGGATATTGGGCCTTCTAACAGCTATGTAGTGGTGTCTCACTGTTGTcttaatttgcatgtccctgatcACATATTATGTGGTGTATCTTTTCATACACTTCTTTACCTCACTTTTGTGAGATGTCTGTAAAGGTCGTTGGCCCATTTTTAGTCacgtttgttttcttattgctgagttttaaaagttctttttttatttgagacaacaatcatttattaaatatggcTTATAGTTTCATTCCTTGACACTTTGAATACTTTTATCTGCTATGCGTTGTTAATACTGTTCCTCTAGTTAAGATTCCACTGACAAATTTCTCTTCCATTGTGTGTCTCAATTTCCTACTTGTTTTCAACTCCAGtcattttttactgaaaaatgagtattttggaaattatgctaagtgtctagattttattgtcttcattttaaaaatatataatgcttTATTTTGACAAGTTACATGCTGATCAGCTTGATATCTTTGAGGCATAATTTTAAGATTGCTAAGTTGGATGGAAAACAATATACTTCAGTTAGAGTTCATTTCTATTACTCCATACTACTAAAGGTTGCTCTCTCTGGGGTCTCCACTCAATGACTCACATAATAACTTAGAATTGTTCACTCTGGCTTGTTGAAGTTTACATAAATTTTCTGCCTTATGGAACTCCTTATGCCTACAACGTCATTCTTATCCTGTCTTTCTAGAGTTTTATTCTATACATGAGAGGCCTAATATTCAGCTCAACAAGACACCTGTGCAGATTTCTGGAGatgcttttttctcctttgaaactCTCCCCTTTCCTGTATGCTGCTTTATAACTCCCAGCTGCCTCAGCTTCCACCAGTGCCTGTTTTCTCCTCAAATCAATGACGTTGCTGGTATCTGATTGCACTTCTCTGTTCTACAGTTGGGGAATTGCCTTCAGGCAGAAAGCAAGGATGATCATAGGATttaactattctttttttaattcactcaGGTAACAGACTCCTGCACTACCATTAGTTTAGTATCtgaaataattttgtgtattttgttcagatttttaGTTGCTTGTGGTGAAATGTTAGGTATAGTACTTATTATTTGATAATTGTCAGGAATGGAAGACAACCTattatattttgcaaaaaaaacCAGACAGACAATTTGAGGTGTTATCTCTTTTTGGGGGTATGGGAATGGAGCTGGAACCAAGAGAGCAAGAATCTGGTGCATTAGGATGCGAGCTAGGAATGAAATAGAAAGTAGTCCAAGTTcatgtgacctggggcaaggaaGAAATAACATGTCCTGGGTCTGGGGTTGGATAATGTGCTTTGGTCTTCCCAACAGACGGATATCTAAGAATGAATACTTTTACTCTGATGCTTTCAGTGGTGAAATGTCTCCACATTAATTCTATTCTCAGATGGATGTACTTTGCTCTTCCAATAATAGAGTTCCAGTAATAGAGTTCAGTGTACAAAGCCTATCTTTGTTTTTATCCCAGCTTCACTGCTTCTTAAGttacaatcctgagcaaataactTAACTTCTCCTAGTCTCtattaatttacagaaaaaaaatttcacagaatTTAGTATCTGCTTTATATTTATGAAGATGTATTTTTCCATATATAGTTTTTTGAAAAGTGCCTCACCCacaataagtactcaataaatgttacctttTTATTTATACTAGTGCAAATAATGTTATTGGGTCTCtgtatttcatataatttttattgggTGTGAAAATCTGGGCTAGACTTTTTCTCtgttcataaataaataatttctttgtaaagATGTAGATAGACAccagaaaactcagtgaaatatATATCTGAAGGAAACAACTACAGGTTTCAAGAGTTGTCAGCATGATGCTTTCTAACATATACCATCTAAGACaaagatattttctctcttttgaaaatttcttttcatATCAATTAGATGATGAATCAGAGTACAGTGGCACGATTTATCCTAAAGGGTTTCTCAGACATCCCTGCAGTGAACGCTGTATGCACAGGTATTTTTCTGATCATTTACATTTGTGGGCTTTTGTGGAATATCTCTGTCATCACGGTGATTATCAAAGATAGCCACCTTCGTACACCCATGTATTTCTTCCTAAAGAATTTGTCCTTCTTGGATGTGTGCTATACTTCGGTCACCATGCCCAAAGCCATTGCCAATGCCATCTTGGGTTCTGAGGATATTTCTCTTCCAGAGTGTGTTGTTCAGCTCTACCTGTTTTTCGCCCTGGCCGCCACTGAATGCTTCTTGCTCACTgcgatggcctatgaccgctgtATGGCCATCTACAGGCCCCTTCTCTATGGGGTGTCAATGAATAAGAAAGTCTGCTGGGAGCTGGTTTCCTCCGCCTGGATCTGTGGTGCTCTCTACTCCATTTTACACACCATCAataccttctccctccccttctgtGGACCTAACGTCATTGATCACTTTTTCTGTGACATTCCTGCTGTCATGAGGCTCTCCTGTGCTGACTACCATGCAAATGAAGAATTGAGTTTTATATACTCAAGCTGCATCATCATGGGAGCCTTTGCTCTCACCCTAATCTCCTACATGTGTGTTATCTCCACCATCGCCAAGATCCAGCATGTGCAGGGCCGCtggaaagccttctccacctgctctTCTCACGTGACCTCCGTTCTCCTGTTCTACGGAACTGGAAGCTCCATGTACCTGGCACCTACCTCCAACTATTCTCCTATCCAAGGGCGGTTGGCTGCTCTGTTTTACTCCATCATCACACCCACCTTGAACCCTGTCATTTATTGTCTgaggaataaagaaatgaaagtagcTCTTACGAAAGTGTACCATCAAATCCAGAGAAGAAACTGAGAAGAGCGTACTTTAAAGTATACCCCTCTACAGTGTCTGAAATCGatctaattaaaaagtaaaattttgcaTACTTGGTAGATTAGgattacacatatttgttaaAGAGTTCTGGAATTTTTTGAGATATTTGAATATCGGTTGACTAGTAAAACAGCTAGACTTATACTTTCCTATCAAGTTCATGTACCTAACTATTACCacaactattttttttccaacGTAGATAGATCTATTGTGGTTTTGAAACTACCATCcaaccaaatttttaaaacagtccAATAAATTTAGACAACTGGAGTACAAAATAATctgttaaaaaatgtaaacattaattttcaaatgacACACATAAAAGTTCTGattatttaggtctttttcttttcaaaattgtgaAATCAAGGAGCTAAGGGGCCCAAGATTGTCATTTTATTGAATTCACTTGAAATCTATTGGGGCATTAACCTGTTATACGATCAAGATTTTTGTCAAAGCAATGCCATATGTAATAATTGACCCCAAATTAAGTGGAAAACAGTAATacagagaagaaatcaaaaatgaagaatattttccatagttttttttccaaacatcaaaaaaatctcaatttttaatAAGCAGTGAGATAACTTGCAAATTCACTTTTGTGGCAGTAATGAACAttgaaaattcatttttgaaTGCTATCTGATGACATGTATTGATTCTTAGCTTAATGTGAACAAAAATCATTTCACTTTCAGAAAATGTGTCgtaaaaatattttggttaaaaaaagacagacaaataaatgTGCTATAACAAATTTATgtcatgatttcattttattcatatatttttcttaagcatttaaaaacatgttgTTATTTACTTTGTCATTTCTAAAGAACCTAATGTAAATAACAAACTGAAATATTAAGTACACCTTACACATGCACAAAAGCAAGCAGTAATTTCACAACTATAGTGCTgcaataacacatttaaaaattatttgtaggtACAACAACAAAATGATGTGGTGAATCTTTCTTCcatattatacaatgtatatattGGTTAAAATGGATATATTTATGATCCTGACTTTAAGGCATAAAAAAATTATAGTCCACTATTCATCAGAGTAGCTTTAATTATTTGACTCATTTAAtgtaaatatcttttaataattacattgcagaaataaacaaaatatctcaatatttataatacatgtaATTCAAGTAAAAGCTTCTCCTACAAAAGATTTTTATAACAAGTTACATAATTGTAGTCTTAAGCTTTTATAATACATCTATATAAAACATAAGGCTAGagaattatcaaaaataaaaaaggggtgCATAGAGGTACACACATGTAATATTtaatgaatggaaaaaataaccagtgattaaataaataagtaatattttaaaataataagaaaaacttaGATTAGTTCTGTTACTGGTATTCTTATATAGTACCAAAGTCATATGAGCTTAAAGGTCTGTTTTGAAAAGAATGCTAAATGACTACTTTACATCTTAGTTTAAAAAGCTGAATTCTATATTGTTTGATTCATCCATGGGGAGATAAATGGAATTTGAGAGTTGGGGAAAAATATTAACTGGAATATTATGATTAAGAGATCATCTTACCCTGAATGATCTGTGTGTACTAGATAGTGTATACTATAAAAGGGACCATATAAGGGACCTTCAGACATCATTGGCAAAAGTTATTGTTAAAAAAGCATAGAATAGGATAATTAATATCATGGGAGGTCAGGAATTCAAAGGATGTTGAAGGACGGTAACAATTGAACATGTAAAGATAgtcaaaagaaaagatatttaatttagagaaaataagtaAAGGCAGAAATGGCAAACATATATTGAGAAGGGAAAATAGCTAGAAAGAAGGAAGTGAGGCAAAATGTGTGaaattattttatgtcatttaataATAGCTATAATGTAGATTTacataaaatcaatattttgaattaataaagTGTCTCTGCAtgcaagaaaaaatggaaataaataaaaatacattttctgttattgtactttaaaaggtaatatgtatattatatgttaatatacatattataatgataatatgttgacccttgaacaatgcaaAAGTTAGGGGCCTCAGTGTCCCATGCAGTTGAAAATCAACGTATAGCTTTTGACTCctccaaaacttaactacttaactaATACTTAAGTAACTGTTACTAACTACTAATAGCCTTctgttaggtaggctacttaactgtttggttagTCATGCCATACCAAACCAAAAAGTTTCTATTGCACAAACTGAAAAACTACACCTGTAAGTAGACTCATGCAGTTGAAGCCCAGGTTGCTCATAGTCGACTGTAGTTATGTTAAACATATGTCCTGGTTTCTTAGGGAGGctcctgttttatttctgtttatcccatgtaaataagtaaataatatgtCAGTTTTTCACTTCCCATCAGAAGTTTCCCAGTATTATACCTATGACCTAATTCCTCAGTACAGGTAATACTTAATATTACATCAGAAATTCCCTCATACCAATTTTCATACCAAAATTCCAAATATTATACAATGTCTCATATTCATTATTTAAAGCATCCTGATAT of Cynocephalus volans isolate mCynVol1 chromosome 4, mCynVol1.pri, whole genome shotgun sequence contains these proteins:
- the LOC134376014 gene encoding olfactory receptor 5A2-like, coding for MMNQSTVARFILKGFSDIPAVNAVCTGIFLIIYICGLLWNISVITVIIKDSHLRTPMYFFLKNLSFLDVCYTSVTMPKAIANAILGSEDISLPECVVQLYLFFALAATECFLLTAMAYDRCMAIYRPLLYGVSMNKKVCWELVSSAWICGALYSILHTINTFSLPFCGPNVIDHFFCDIPAVMRLSCADYHANEELSFIYSSCIIMGAFALTLISYMCVISTIAKIQHVQGRWKAFSTCSSHVTSVLLFYGTGSSMYLAPTSNYSPIQGRLAALFYSIITPTLNPVIYCLRNKEMKVALTKVYHQIQRRN